Proteins from one Dermacentor variabilis isolate Ectoservices chromosome 1, ASM5094787v1, whole genome shotgun sequence genomic window:
- the LOC142560189 gene encoding solute carrier family 25 member 44, with amino-acid sequence MEDPEILTIEWEMMDKSRFFMFSIINSFTLRCLVYPLTVIKTRLQVQKQGKLYSGTFDACSKILRYEGFVGLYRGFWINTIQMFSGIGYIFTYEKVRDVLSRHADIHDRRLKGLIAGGCSSLVSQTIITPFDVVSQHIMVLGRSSKSGGMVMNPLNISADLKRKHLISAAIVRELYRRDGFSGFYRGYFASLLAYVPGSALWWMFYPAYADGLRRVLPGWTPQMFVQCMAGPMSGITVCFITNPMDVVRARIQVQRMNSVTETFWQLWTEERMRMFQIGLSARVMQSVISSFLLALGYETLKRWSVHDEYKDKIRW; translated from the coding sequence ATGGAGGATCCCGAAATTCTTACGATAGAATGGGAGATGATGGACAAATCCCGATTCTTCATGTTCAGTATTATCAACTCGTTCACCTTGCGTTGCCTGGTGTACCCTCTGACGGTTATCAAAACGCGACTACAAGTCCAAAAACAGGGAAAGCTTTATAGTGGTACATTTGACGCCTGCTCAAAGATTCTGCGCTACGAAGGCTTCGTAGGTTTGTACAGAGGCTTTTGGATTAATACAATACAGATGTTCTCGGGTATCGGCTACATCTTCACGTATGAAAAAGTGCGGGACGTGCTGTCTCGACACGCTGACATACACGACCGACGTTTAAAGGGCCTCATAGCTGGTGGCTGCAGTTCTCTCGTGAGTCAAACTATCATCACACCCTTCGATGTTGTCTCCCAGCACATAATGGTTTTGGGCCGATCGAGCAAAAGCGGCGGTATGGTCATGAACCCGCTCAACATCAGCGCCGACCTGAAGAGGAAGCACCTCATCTCTGCAGCCATTGTGCGTGAATTATATCGGAGAGACGGCTTCAGCGGGTTTTACCGGGGCTACTTCGCATCGCTACTTGCTTATGTGCCCGGCAGTGCGCTATGGTGGATGTTCTACCCGGCCTACGCCGACGGGCTGCGGCGTGTCCTGCCTGGCTGGACGCCTCAGATGTTTGTGCAGTGCATGGCAGGACCCATGAGCGGCATCACCGTATGCTTCATCACCAACCCAATGGACGTTGTGCGGGCCCGCATCCAAGTGCAGCGCATGAATTCAGTCACAGAAACCTTTTGGCAGCTTTGGACGGAAGAACGCATGCGTATGTTCCAGATTGGCCTGTCGGCTCGCGTAATGCAGAGCGTGATCAGCTCATTTCTGCTGGCCCTGGGCTATGAGACGCTCAAGCGGTGGAGCGTACACGACGAGTACAAAGACAAGATTCGGTGGTAG
- the RecQ4 gene encoding recQ4 helicase gives MNLNQDLQRLKVVIKEWEKTFIIEKARKPTAADIKDAPENISEAYTQYWKLKKSLSEPSSSVSSDNGVWDVSLNRKSAANQKKVRPSSSSVYTNKVREKLLASFHPESSSKPGCMPHRYRSKSVQDEPVCPRLEVHKENSSSVALSKTDCKHVQAKECTPNEAVAATNEDRVSISPCKMVLASRMLYYTHSLNESWLSRNSIADDEVFFTPPSSSSPLPLACRPSTCSARLSEKGYIKTKVSKTCPISCSSIESTDDVFLTPTPPQTPAVQQQHVSHHLTLLSGVTSEEDSSSTQLGKSQVNTQNESGTIHHIPNTRHQLCSNKEIRVNKLDGSKKCLPSQAAHKLKEEPLKKACESSEVEVVAKKDCEKPKRKRQRRTETASTLGLSGKKQETVKRRKTLKNSGSGEHSEVKEELNKPSMTDPDDIQSGSSAIQPRKAGKDNTKRHKTSKSLSENFVRINLKRKKFSRGHHKVNVRQLKYKEWKKKHNFSEGASSKSGTSKCFKCGELGHWARSCSTNTSKLEIPAEPEVAHLPTLEEAAEMARGIKSCNMPETLTKVFCSKDINQHQDRVENTMNESEAHNLAAHIKENERIGVQPLLKADLHGKLPETPKFVFETLRKVGFSEFRPGQETTIMRILCGLSTLLVSSTGTGKSLCYQLPAYLYAQKTKCLTLVVSPLISLMEDQVARLAPCLKASFLHSAMPPAQKEQVLAQLREGSIHFLLVSPESLVEGNSIVHQLPPVAFACIDEAHCLSEWSHNFRPSYLQLYKVLTMQLKVHCILALTATATRSTCLSIAEHLQIDNTSAGVIGSPSVPKNLILSVSEDKYRDEALIELLKGSRFGSCESIIVYCTRREETERLASLIRTSLQHLEKPIERDNGSKAAKSRRSYLAWDAEAYHAGMTSFRRRSVQKKFMTGKLRVVVATVAFGMGIDKADIRAIIHYNMPKSFENYVQEAGRAGRDGLTSHCHLFLEPEKKDQNELKRHIYANSVDRHVIRKLLKKVFTPLVESRKTEGNTAPMLDENSMYEIAIPIEAAVEELDLKEENILTLLCFLEFHPDKVVRVLNKVYATCTIKCYGGPQQMRSVASKNAAVAAAMALQEKNCEQAPANTLSFPVVDVAARMGWNSKLVKSDLKRLEYDNTMLHATGHSRKTGVIVEFSDLAFHLNVSASLTEEDCDHLLDYLYERVQKQEKMDIARLRKVHEAFQSASCEECAECAETASIEKSNSLKKLIEDYFDERLDLDDDHEEPAQTEPCLSSLRQEIRSLVMQHRDHSFNGRAVARIFHGIGSPCFPAQVWGRVHRFWRSFLDVDFNTIINIANKELLSLR, from the exons AGGCCTATACACAGTACTGGAAGCTCAAGAAAAGTCTCTCTGAACCGAGTTCATCG GTATCCTCAGATAATGGCGTATGGGACGTCTCACTGAACAGAAAATCTGCCGCGAACCAAAAAAAAGTACGACCAAGTTCTTCAAGTGTTTACACCAACAAAGTCCGTGAAAAGCTGCTGGCGTCGTTTCACCCAGAA AGTTCATCCAAACCAGGATGCATGCCCCATAGATATCGATCTAAAAGTGTGCAAGATGAACCTGTGTGTCCGAGATTGGAAGTGCACAAGGAAAACTCGAGCTCTGTAGCACTTTCCAAAACTGACTGCAAACATGTACAAGCTAAGGAATGCACTCCAAATGAAGCAGTTGCAGCCACAAATGAAGATAGAGTATCTATATCTCCATGCAAAATGGTATTAGCTTCACGTATGCTGTACTATACACATAGCCTTAACGAGTCATGGCTGTCAAGAAATAGCATTGCTGATGATGAGGTGTTCTTCACTCCTCCATCATCGTCGTCACCACTTCCCTTGGCATGTAGGCCAAGCACATGCAGTGCCAGGTTGAGTGAGAAAGGATACATCAAAACCAAGGTCAGCAAGACTTGTCCGATCAGCTGTTCATCCATAGAATCAACAGATGATGTGTTTCTCACACCCACACCCCCTCAGACTCCTGCTGTACAGCAGCAGCATGTGTCCCATCATCTCACATTGCTTTCCGGGGTTACATCTGAAGAAGACAGTTCTAGTACACAGTTAGGTAAATCACAAGTAAATACACAAAATGAAAGCGGTACTATTCATCACATACCAAACACCCGGCACCAGTTATGCTCAAATAAAGAAATTCGAGTAAATAAGCTTGACGGGAGCAAGAAATGCCTACCATCGCAGGCTGCACATAAATTGAAAGAGGAGCCTCTTAAGAAAGCATGTGAAAGTTCTGAGGTTGAAGTGGTGGCAAAAAAAGACTGCGAAAAGCCAAAGAGGAAACGGCAGAGAAGAACAGAAACTGCAAGCACACTCGGACTGTCTGGAAAGAAACAAGAGACAGTGAAAAGACGAAAGACTTTGAAAAATTCTGGTTCTGGTGAACACTCTGAAGTGAAGGAAGAGTTAAACAAGCCATCAATGACAGATCCAGATGACATACAATCAGGAAGTTCTGCAATACAACCAAGGAAAGCTGGAAAGGATAACACGAAAAG GCATAAAACTAGTAAAAGTCTTAGCGAAAACTTTGTGCGGATCAACCTGAAGAGAAAGAAGTTTTCACGTGGTCATCACAAAGTGAATGTCCGGCAGCTGAAATACAAAGAGTGGAAAAAGAAACACAATTTCTCTGAGGGAGCCTCTTCTAAAAGTGGCACATCAAAATGCTTCAAATGTGGTGAACTTGGCCATTGGGCACGTTCCTGTTCTACAAACACAA gTAAGCTTGAAATCCCTGCTGAACCAGAAGTGGCCCATTTGCCCACATTAGAGGAAGCTGCTGAAATGGCACGTGGTATCAAGAGCTGCAACATGCCAGAAACCTTGACAAAGGTCTTTTGTTCAAAAGATATTAATC AACATCAAGATAGAGTGGAAAACACTATGAATGAAAGCGAAGCTCATAATCTTGCTGCACACATCAAAGAAAATGAAAGGATAGGTGTCCAGCCACTTCTAAAAGCTGACCTTCATGGAAAACTTCCAG AAACACcaaaatttgtttttgaaacGCTGCGTAAGGTTGGCTTTTCAGAGTTTAGACCTGGGCAAGAAACAACGATTATGAGAATTTTATGTG GTTTGTCAACACTGTTGGTGTCTTCAACTGGCACTGGAAAATCTTTGTGCTACCAGCTCCCAGCATACCTTTACGCACAGAAAACAAAATGCCTAACGTTGGTTGTGTCACCATTGATTTCACTAATGGAAGATCAA GTGGCAAGGTTGGCTCCATGCTTAAAGGCATCATTCCTGCACAGCGCTATGCCACCGGCCCAGAAGGAGCAAGTGTTGGCACAGCTTCGAGAAGGCAGCATTCATTTCCTGCTTGTCTCTCCTGAAAGCCTTGTGGAAGGCAACAGCATTGTGCACCAGCTGCCTCCAGTGGCTTTTGCTTGCATTGATGAGGCACACTGCCTTTCTGAGTGGTCGCACAACTTCCGGCCTTCGTACTTGCAACTTTACAAG GTCCTGACTATGCAGCTAAAGGTTCACTGCATCCTTGCATTGACAGCGACTGCCACAAGAAGTACATGTCTAAGCATAGCAGAACACTTGCAAATTGACAACACCTCTGCTGGTGTTATTGGGTCACCTTCTGTGCCAAAGAACCTCATTTTGTCGGTTTCAGAAGACAAATACCGTGATGAG GCTCTTATAGAGCTTCTAAAGGGGAGCAGGTTTGGCAGCTGTGAAAGCATCATAGTTTACTGCACACGAAGGGAGGAGACAGAGCGGCTAGCTTCGTTAATTCGAACCAGTTTGCAGCATCTTGAAAAGCCAATCGAAAGAGACAATGGTTCAAaag CAGCTAAAAGCAGACGGTCCTACCTAGCATGGGATGCAGAAGCCTATCATGCTGGAATGACATCATTCAGACGGCGCTCGGTACAGAAAAAGTTTATGACTG GTAAGCTCCGCGTAGTTGTAGCAACTGTTGCATTTGGTATGGGGATTGACAAGGCTGACATCAGAGCAATCATTCATTATAACATGCCAAAGAGCTTTGAGAACTATGTCCAGGAAGCAGGACGGGCTGGACGGGATGGTCTCACGTCACATTGTCACCTGTTTTTGGAGCCTGAG AAGAAAGACCAAAATGAATTGAAGCGCCACATATATGCAAACTCAGTGGATCGGCATGTCATTAGAAAGCTCCTTAAGAAAGTTTTCACACCTCTCGTGGAAAGCAGAAAAACTGAGGGTAACACT GCGCCTATGTTGGATGAAAATTCCATGTATGAGATTGCTATTCCAATTGAAGCTGCAGTAGAGGAGCTGGACTTGAAAGAAGAGa ATATCCTCACACTGTTGTGCTTCCTGGAGTTCCATCCTGATAAAGTTGTGCGAGTGCTAAATAAGGTGTATGCAACATGCACAATCAAGTGCTATGGTGGACCACAGCAAATGAGATCAGTTGCATCAAAG AATGCAGCAGTGGCAGCTGCAATGGCACTGCAAGAGAAAAACTGTGAACAAGCGCCTGCCAACACACTGTCATTTCCTGTTGTGGATGTGGCTGCACGTATGGGCTGGAATTCTAAGCTGGTCAAGAGCGATCTGAAGAGACTAGAGTATGACAACACTATGCTTCATG CAACGGGACACTCACGCAAGACAGGTGTCATTGTGGAGTTCTCAGACCTTGCCTTTCACCTGAATGTCTCGGCCAGCCTCACTGAAGAGGACTGTGATCACCTGCTGGATTACTTGTATGAAAGAGTACAAAAGCAAGAGAAGATGGACATTGCCCGTCTAAGAAAAGTGCATGAAGCCTTTCAAAG TGCATCTTGTGAAGAATGTGCTGAGTGTGCAGAGACTGCAAGCATCGAAAAAAGCAATTCACTTAAGAAGTTGATTGAAGATTATTTTGATGAAAGGTTGGACCTTGATGATGATCATGAAGAGCCTGCACAGACT GAGCCATGTCTAAGCAGCCTTCGACAGGAAATCCGAAGCCTTGTGATGCAACACAGGGACCACTCATTCAATGGTCGGGCGGTGGCACGAATATTTCATGGCATAGGGAGCCCATGTTTTCCAGCACAAGTGTGGGGAAGGGTGCACCGGTTTTGGAGAAGCTTCTTGGATGTGGACTTCAACACAATAATAAACATTGCAAACAAGGAACTTCTCTCACTGCGTTAA